Below is a genomic region from Candidatus Zixiibacteriota bacterium.
GCAGGGTGTCAAAATTAACGACAAGCATATCGAAGTTATTGTGCGGCAAATGCTTCAAAAGGTTCGTGTGACTCATGCCGGCGACTCCAATTTTCTGGAAGGGGAGCAGATTGACCGCAATCGCTTCGCCGAGGAAAATGCCCGTGTTATCGCCGAGGGAGGCGAACCGGCGACATTTGAGCCGATGCTTCTCGGTATCACCCGGGCCTCTCTTTCCACCGAGAGTTTCATCTCGGCGGCATCATTCCAGGAGACAACCAAAGTGCTGACCGAGGCCGCCATTAACGGCAAAATAGACCGCCTGCTCGGACTCAAGGAAAATGTGATTATTGGACACCTGATTCCGGCCGGAACCGGTATTCAGCAGTATCATAATATCGAAGTGATACCGGAGGATGATGAATCGGGCGACGGCGACCAGGACAAGTCGATTGCCAACATTTTCCAAGAAAATACTTGACAAGAGAAAGGATATTAATAGATTACGAATCTGTTTTTGTTTTGAATTGTAATTTTTTGAAGGAGAAACATTGCCGACAATTAGCCAGTTGATCCGTAAAGGACGCCACGACATTACCTCGAAGACGACCACGCCGGCTTTGAAGGGTTCGCCGCAGAAACGCGGCGTGTGTACCAGAGTCTATACCTCTACCCCCAAGAAGCCGAATTCGGCTCTTCGCAAGGTCGCTCGTGTTCGACTGACAAATCAGATTGAGGTGACCGCTTATATTCCGGGAGAAGGCCACAACCTGCAGGAGCACTCCATTGTGCTGATTCGCGGCGGCCGTGTTAAAGACCTGCCC
It encodes:
- the rpsL gene encoding 30S ribosomal protein S12, whose amino-acid sequence is MPTISQLIRKGRHDITSKTTTPALKGSPQKRGVCTRVYTSTPKKPNSALRKVARVRLTNQIEVTAYIPGEGHNLQEHSIVLIRGGRVKDLPGVRYHIIRGTMDASGVGDRTQGRSKYGTKKPKK